One region of Qipengyuania sp. SS22 genomic DNA includes:
- a CDS encoding autotransporter assembly complex protein TamA — MPTDLARNALATCLAAIAIAGVQPLAAQDADAPSSLEDLIPDSAVSDPDAWAQQGTDAPTEIAVEDTAPDLQAETAIAEIPGMSVAWPEDVVFEPLEPLEPQTDIVFADLLADVPQIAFDEADLEELSDTLVLGFPQKEPPFSQRGDFIDRFEALSTIEELDDGDENVAQLAARARKDEELLTTLLRVYGYYDGEIVRTIATRDAGEEAADQRPRVRFDVIPGPRYTYGAIALGELAAAPDAGDLRDAFEIRSGDYLQSDDILAERFDLDRALGETGYAFAEIDNPELLIDHERIEGDLTMPVRPNGKYVFGEVVSSDEAFLSSRHLASIARFDAGDVYQRSLAFDLRRAVTATGLVSTVGVEAREVSPPQGDEPGVVAMDVTLERAKLRTIAGAIGYGSEEGVRIQASWEHRNFFPPEGALRLRGILGTREQLAGVTFRKNNFGGRDKVLTVDAYASSIDTTAYDARTVALTGTYERTSTLLFQKPLAWGLGAEVLATDERNRIVDGVARPRQTYFIASLFGRATLDTSDSLLDPTRGFRVTGFLAPETSRTEGEQYYYLRNRVDGSFYQSVGARTVIAARGAFASIQGADLVGIAPSRRLYAGGGGSVRGYGYQAIGPKNEFMEPTGGRSLVEASLEARIGTGFFDGAVSVVPFFDLGSVSTSTTPDFAEIKMGAGIGLRYATGFGPIRFDVGIPLNPEPEDSAVGVYISLGQAF; from the coding sequence TTGCCGACTGACCTAGCGCGTAACGCGCTGGCTACCTGTCTCGCCGCGATTGCGATCGCGGGCGTCCAGCCGCTTGCAGCGCAGGATGCCGACGCTCCGTCCTCGCTCGAAGACCTGATCCCCGACAGCGCGGTAAGCGATCCCGACGCCTGGGCGCAGCAGGGCACCGACGCGCCCACCGAGATTGCGGTGGAAGACACCGCGCCCGACCTCCAGGCCGAGACCGCGATTGCCGAAATTCCAGGCATGTCGGTGGCATGGCCCGAAGATGTCGTTTTCGAGCCGCTCGAGCCGCTCGAACCCCAAACCGATATCGTCTTTGCCGACCTCTTGGCCGACGTGCCGCAGATCGCCTTCGATGAAGCAGATCTGGAAGAGCTGTCGGATACGCTGGTGCTCGGTTTCCCGCAGAAGGAACCCCCGTTCAGCCAGCGCGGGGATTTCATCGATCGGTTCGAGGCGCTCTCGACCATCGAGGAACTCGACGATGGCGACGAGAATGTCGCCCAGCTGGCCGCACGCGCGCGCAAGGACGAGGAATTGCTGACCACGCTGCTGCGCGTCTATGGTTATTACGATGGCGAGATCGTCCGCACCATCGCCACGCGCGATGCAGGCGAGGAGGCCGCCGACCAGCGCCCCCGCGTACGCTTCGATGTCATTCCCGGCCCGCGCTATACCTATGGCGCGATTGCGCTGGGCGAACTTGCCGCTGCGCCCGATGCCGGCGACCTGCGCGACGCCTTCGAAATCCGCTCGGGCGATTATCTCCAGTCCGACGATATCCTCGCCGAACGCTTCGATCTCGATCGCGCCCTGGGCGAAACGGGTTACGCCTTTGCCGAAATCGACAATCCCGAACTGCTGATCGATCACGAGCGGATCGAGGGCGATCTGACCATGCCGGTCCGCCCGAACGGGAAATACGTCTTCGGCGAAGTCGTCAGCAGCGACGAGGCCTTCCTCTCCAGCCGTCATCTCGCGAGCATCGCGCGGTTCGATGCGGGCGATGTCTACCAGCGCAGCCTCGCCTTCGACCTTCGCCGCGCGGTGACCGCCACGGGGCTGGTATCGACCGTCGGCGTCGAAGCGCGCGAAGTGTCGCCGCCGCAGGGCGACGAGCCCGGCGTGGTGGCGATGGACGTCACGCTCGAACGCGCCAAGCTACGGACGATCGCAGGCGCGATCGGCTATGGCTCCGAGGAAGGCGTGCGCATCCAGGCGAGCTGGGAACATCGCAATTTCTTCCCGCCCGAAGGTGCGCTGCGGCTGCGCGGCATCCTCGGCACGCGCGAGCAGCTGGCCGGGGTGACCTTCCGCAAGAACAATTTCGGCGGCCGCGACAAGGTCCTCACTGTCGATGCCTATGCGTCCAGCATCGATACTACCGCCTATGATGCGCGCACGGTGGCACTGACCGGGACCTATGAACGCACCTCGACGCTGCTGTTCCAGAAACCCCTCGCCTGGGGCCTTGGCGCAGAAGTGCTCGCGACCGACGAGCGTAACCGCATCGTCGATGGCGTGGCGCGGCCCCGCCAGACCTATTTCATCGCTTCGCTCTTCGGCAGGGCGACGCTCGATACCAGCGACTCGCTGCTCGACCCCACGCGCGGGTTCCGCGTCACGGGCTTCCTCGCGCCTGAAACCTCGCGCACCGAGGGCGAGCAGTACTATTACCTGCGCAACCGCGTTGACGGGTCGTTCTACCAGTCGGTCGGCGCGCGCACGGTGATCGCGGCGCGGGGGGCCTTCGCCAGCATCCAGGGTGCCGACCTGGTCGGCATCGCGCCATCGCGTCGGCTCTATGCCGGCGGCGGGGGATCGGTGCGCGGCTATGGCTATCAGGCGATCGGGCCCAAGAACGAATTCATGGAGCCGACCGGCGGGCGCAGCCTGGTCGAAGCCTCGCTCGAGGCGCGGATCGGCACTGGCTTCTTCGATGGCGCGGTTTCGGTCGTGCCGTTCTTCGATCTGGGTAGCGTATCGACCTCGACCACGCCCGATTTTGCCGAGATCAAGATGGGCGCGGGTATCGGCCTGCGCTACGCGACCGGCTTCGGCCCGATCCGCTTCGACGTGGGCATCCCGCTCAATCCCGAACCCGAGGATTCGGCGGTCGGGGTCTATATCTCGCTCGGACAGGCTTTCTGA
- the tatA gene encoding twin-arginine translocase TatA/TatE family subunit, translated as MGLSVWQLAIIAVVVLVLFGRGRISEMMGDFGKGIKSFKQGMNEEEAPAKQLGHEAKPADEGLAAEQVKQTSDTK; from the coding sequence ATGGGTCTCAGTGTCTGGCAGCTCGCCATCATCGCAGTCGTTGTCCTCGTCCTGTTCGGCCGGGGGCGCATCTCCGAAATGATGGGCGATTTCGGCAAGGGCATCAAAAGCTTCAAGCAGGGCATGAACGAGGAAGAAGCACCTGCGAAGCAACTCGGCCACGAGGCGAAGCCTGCCGACGAAGGGCTGGCCGCCGAGCAGGTCAAGCAGACCTCCGACACCAAGTGA
- the scpB gene encoding SMC-Scp complex subunit ScpB encodes MDELARAVEAALFAAEEPMTAEALAGFLGGAVVGDVREALRSVAADYEKRGVHLVERAKRWHFETAPDLAHLLRREKEQVRRLSRAATEVLAIIAYHEPVSRAEIESIRGVQTSGGTLDVLMEAGWAKIAGRREVPGRPTIYATTPDFLEHFGLSSRRDLPGIAELRATGLLDPVDDAYEELIGDEGTEEGQSAAEELDEPADDA; translated from the coding sequence ATGGACGAGCTCGCCCGCGCCGTCGAAGCCGCGCTGTTCGCAGCGGAGGAGCCGATGACCGCCGAGGCGCTGGCCGGATTTCTTGGCGGTGCGGTAGTGGGCGATGTGCGCGAGGCGCTGCGCAGCGTCGCGGCCGATTACGAGAAGCGCGGCGTCCATCTGGTCGAACGCGCGAAGCGCTGGCATTTCGAAACCGCGCCCGATCTGGCGCATCTGCTGCGGCGCGAAAAGGAACAGGTCCGCCGGCTTAGCCGCGCTGCCACCGAAGTGCTCGCGATCATCGCTTATCACGAGCCGGTCAGCCGCGCGGAGATCGAATCGATCCGCGGTGTGCAGACCAGTGGCGGGACGCTCGACGTGCTGATGGAAGCGGGATGGGCGAAGATTGCCGGTCGGCGCGAGGTTCCGGGGCGACCAACGATTTACGCGACGACCCCCGATTTCCTCGAACATTTCGGCCTTTCCAGCCGCCGCGACCTGCCCGGAATCGCGGAATTGCGCGCCACCGGCCTGCTCGACCCGGTCGACGATGCCTATGAAGAACTGATCGGCGACGAGGGCACCGAAGAGGGGCAGAGCGCCGCCGAAGAGCTCGATGAGCCTGCCGACGACGCCTGA
- the tatC gene encoding twin-arginine translocase subunit TatC, whose product MAVIKDIDESQAPLLDHLIELRARLVRCVLALALAFGGCLYFADPILGFLIQPLKNAFPAGEGQLIFTKLYEVFFVELKVALFAGFCLSFPVIANQLWAFVAPGLYAKEKKAFLPFLLATPVLFLMGASLAYYVVMPTAFEWFLGFEGSAGGLEIQALPTANEYLGLVMQFILAFGMSFLLPVLLLLLHRAGIVTRAQLVSARRYVIVLIVAVAAIITPPDPGSQLLLAIPLLLLFEGSLLLMRLTEKRRKAEDEQAEETQSAS is encoded by the coding sequence ATGGCGGTGATCAAGGACATCGACGAAAGCCAGGCGCCGCTGCTCGACCATCTGATCGAATTGCGCGCGCGGTTGGTGCGCTGCGTGCTGGCGCTGGCGCTGGCGTTTGGCGGCTGTCTCTATTTCGCCGATCCGATCCTCGGCTTCCTGATCCAGCCGCTCAAGAACGCCTTTCCGGCGGGCGAGGGGCAGCTGATCTTCACCAAGCTCTACGAAGTCTTCTTCGTCGAACTGAAGGTCGCACTGTTTGCCGGCTTCTGCCTCAGTTTTCCGGTCATCGCCAACCAGCTGTGGGCGTTTGTCGCGCCGGGGCTCTATGCAAAGGAAAAGAAGGCCTTCCTGCCCTTCTTACTCGCCACGCCGGTGCTGTTCCTGATGGGTGCCTCACTCGCCTATTACGTGGTCATGCCGACCGCTTTCGAATGGTTCCTCGGCTTCGAGGGGTCGGCTGGCGGGCTCGAGATCCAGGCGCTGCCGACCGCGAATGAATATCTCGGGCTGGTGATGCAGTTCATCCTCGCTTTCGGGATGAGTTTCCTGCTGCCCGTGCTGCTGTTGCTGCTGCACCGCGCGGGCATCGTCACGCGTGCGCAACTGGTGTCCGCGCGGCGCTATGTGATCGTGCTGATCGTTGCCGTGGCGGCGATCATCACGCCGCCCGACCCGGGATCGCAGCTGCTGCTGGCAATCCCGCTGCTGCTGCTGTTCGAAGGTTCGCTGCTGCTGATGCGGCTGACCGAGAAGCGCCGCAAGGCGGAAGACGAGCAGGCCGAGGAAACTCAGTCGGCGTCGTAA
- a CDS encoding arginyltransferase: MTAPIRFPRFFVTSPAPCPYLPGKSERKVFTELRGENADELNEALGRIGFRRSQTVAYRPSCLDCQACVSVRVVADEFKPSSSQKRTLKANEDLIATECRPWATAEQFELLQSYLAARHPGGGMTQMEETDFADMVEHTSVTSYVIEYREPGIGTEPGRLVGACLTDYQGDGLSMIYSFYNSEHGDRAGLGNYIILDHIRRAAASGLPYVYLGYWVDGAERMQYKVRYRPLERLTRGGWERMPDDEQKRLIAAATAPRPSRRDEALPAKDGLAAEYRIAD; this comes from the coding sequence GTGACCGCACCGATTCGCTTTCCCCGCTTCTTCGTGACCAGCCCAGCGCCGTGTCCGTATCTGCCGGGCAAGAGCGAGCGTAAGGTCTTTACCGAACTGCGCGGCGAAAATGCCGACGAATTGAACGAAGCGCTTGGCCGGATCGGCTTCCGCCGCAGCCAGACTGTCGCCTACCGCCCGTCCTGCCTCGATTGCCAGGCCTGCGTCTCGGTGCGGGTGGTAGCGGACGAGTTCAAGCCGTCTTCATCGCAGAAGCGCACGCTCAAGGCCAATGAGGATCTGATCGCCACCGAATGCCGTCCTTGGGCGACTGCGGAACAATTTGAGCTGTTGCAGAGTTATCTTGCAGCCCGCCACCCCGGTGGCGGGATGACGCAGATGGAGGAAACCGACTTTGCCGACATGGTGGAACACACCAGTGTCACCAGCTACGTCATTGAATATCGGGAGCCGGGTATCGGCACCGAACCGGGACGCCTCGTGGGGGCGTGCCTAACAGATTATCAGGGTGACGGGCTGTCGATGATCTACAGCTTCTACAACTCTGAACATGGGGATCGCGCCGGGCTTGGGAACTACATTATCCTCGACCACATTCGCCGTGCGGCTGCCAGCGGCCTGCCCTATGTCTATCTCGGCTATTGGGTCGATGGGGCCGAGCGGATGCAATACAAGGTCCGCTATCGTCCGCTCGAACGGCTTACCCGTGGCGGATGGGAACGCATGCCCGATGACGAGCAGAAGCGCCTTATCGCCGCTGCTACCGCCCCGCGCCCCAGCCGCCGCGACGAAGCGCTGCCGGCCAAGGACGGGCTCGCGGCCGAGTACCGGATTGCCGACTGA
- a CDS encoding threonine ammonia-lyase, translated as MTKASPVRAATKATDLLTLDDVRAAAARIEGAVVRTPMLRSQTLSEITGADIWLKFENHQFTAAYKERGALNALLHLDEEQRARGVIAASAGNHSQGLSYHGRRLGVPVTIVMPETTPSVKVMQTQSVGGDVVLFGETFDEAYAHALELEQERGLTFVHPFDDPLVAAGQGTVALEMLAEKDDFDCLVVPIGGGGLMSGMATVAKALKPEIEMVGVQAELYPSMYSAVTGDDRPCGGDTLAEGIAVKAPGAFTRQIIAELVDEVLLVKESTLEHSVSLLLQIEKTVVEGAGAAGLAAVLSNPEKFAGKTIGLVLCGGNIDTRLLANVLLRDLARSGRLARLQVVLQDRPGALFKVMREFNAHNVNIIEIYHQRIFTTLPAKGLTAEIECEARDGEQIDRLVHNLRDKGYSVELAELA; from the coding sequence ATGACAAAGGCATCTCCCGTGCGGGCCGCGACCAAGGCCACCGACCTCCTCACCCTCGACGATGTCCGCGCTGCCGCGGCGCGGATCGAAGGCGCGGTGGTGCGCACGCCGATGCTGCGCTCGCAGACATTGTCGGAGATTACCGGGGCCGATATCTGGCTCAAGTTCGAGAATCACCAGTTCACCGCTGCCTATAAGGAGCGCGGTGCACTCAATGCGCTGCTGCATCTCGACGAGGAGCAGCGGGCACGCGGCGTCATCGCCGCCTCGGCGGGCAATCACTCGCAGGGGCTGAGCTATCATGGCCGCCGCTTGGGCGTGCCGGTGACCATCGTGATGCCCGAAACCACACCCAGCGTGAAAGTGATGCAGACGCAGAGCGTCGGCGGCGATGTGGTGCTGTTCGGCGAGACCTTCGACGAGGCTTACGCGCATGCGCTCGAGCTCGAGCAGGAACGCGGGCTTACCTTCGTCCACCCCTTCGACGACCCGCTGGTCGCTGCGGGGCAGGGTACGGTGGCGCTCGAAATGCTGGCCGAGAAGGACGATTTCGATTGCCTCGTCGTGCCGATCGGCGGTGGCGGGCTGATGAGCGGGATGGCGACGGTGGCCAAGGCGCTCAAGCCCGAGATCGAGATGGTCGGGGTGCAGGCCGAGCTTTATCCGTCGATGTATTCCGCCGTAACCGGCGATGACCGCCCCTGCGGCGGCGATACGCTGGCTGAAGGAATCGCGGTCAAGGCGCCGGGGGCATTCACCCGCCAGATCATCGCCGAGTTGGTCGACGAGGTTCTGCTGGTCAAGGAATCCACGCTCGAGCACTCGGTCTCGCTGCTGCTGCAGATCGAGAAGACCGTGGTCGAGGGCGCGGGTGCGGCAGGGCTTGCCGCGGTCTTGTCCAATCCGGAGAAATTCGCCGGCAAGACCATCGGCCTGGTGCTGTGCGGCGGCAATATCGATACCCGGCTGCTGGCCAATGTACTGCTGCGCGACCTCGCGCGGTCGGGCCGCCTGGCGCGGCTGCAGGTCGTCTTGCAGGATCGCCCCGGCGCGCTGTTCAAGGTGATGCGCGAATTCAATGCGCATAACGTCAACATCATCGAGATCTATCACCAGCGCATCTTCACCACGCTGCCGGCCAAGGGGCTGACCGCGGAAATCGAATGCGAAGCGCGCGATGGCGAGCAGATCGACCGGTTGGTGCACAACCTGCGCGACAAAGGCTACAGCGTGGAACTGGCCGAACTGGCCTGA
- a CDS encoding amidohydrolase translates to MTRKFLAAMIALTLAAPAQADVLIDNVEGITIGEDGTIQRFTALVIDDAGKVAQILSAKDKKPETDYREDGEGAVMIPGLVDAHAHVMGIGIGALTLDLSDTTSLEEALDKIRRFAAENEARPWILGRGWNQEKWGLGRFPTAAELDRAVSDRPVYLQRVDGHAGWANGLAMQAAGIDANTKSPAGGRVERLPGSQAPAGVFVDAAEALMMRAIPAPRPNERDLAFAEAQKVLHSFGITAVADMGTSIEDWQAFRRAGDTGALTLRIMAYAAGPDQMELIAGARPSPWLYDDKLRLNGVKIYLDGALGSRGAWLKRPYADDPGNTGLPLTGPAKLRNILVRAAQGNFQPAIHAIGTAANEDALNAIGELAESFPGDRRWRIEHAQIVDPIDLPKFGQHGIIASMQPVHQTSDRVMAEARLGADRLDGAYAWNTILGLGGRLAFGSDAPVESPDPFAGLAAAVTRMDAAGQPFGGWRAQDRVNREQALAGFTSEAAYAGFAEGRFGRLLPGERADFVLIDRDPMLASPGELRATKVLETWVGGRKVYDAD, encoded by the coding sequence ATGACACGCAAATTCCTCGCCGCCATGATCGCCCTGACGCTGGCCGCGCCGGCGCAGGCCGATGTTCTGATCGACAATGTCGAAGGCATCACCATCGGCGAAGACGGCACGATCCAGCGCTTCACCGCTCTGGTCATCGACGATGCGGGCAAGGTGGCGCAGATCCTTTCCGCCAAGGACAAGAAGCCGGAGACCGATTACCGCGAAGACGGCGAAGGTGCGGTGATGATCCCGGGACTGGTCGATGCGCATGCGCATGTCATGGGGATCGGGATCGGCGCGCTGACGCTCGACCTGTCGGACACCACGTCGCTCGAAGAGGCGCTCGACAAGATCCGCCGGTTCGCCGCCGAAAACGAGGCCCGGCCGTGGATTCTCGGGCGCGGCTGGAACCAGGAAAAATGGGGACTCGGCCGCTTTCCCACCGCCGCCGAGCTCGACCGCGCAGTATCCGACCGGCCGGTCTATCTCCAGCGGGTCGACGGGCATGCCGGCTGGGCCAACGGCCTCGCAATGCAGGCGGCAGGGATCGACGCGAACACCAAGAGCCCGGCGGGTGGGCGCGTCGAACGGCTTCCCGGTTCGCAAGCCCCCGCAGGCGTGTTCGTCGATGCCGCCGAAGCGCTGATGATGCGCGCGATCCCCGCACCGCGCCCGAACGAGCGCGACCTCGCCTTTGCCGAAGCGCAGAAGGTGCTGCACAGTTTCGGGATCACCGCCGTCGCCGACATGGGCACATCGATCGAGGACTGGCAGGCGTTCCGCCGCGCAGGCGATACGGGCGCGCTGACGCTGCGGATCATGGCCTATGCTGCGGGGCCCGACCAGATGGAGCTGATCGCGGGCGCGCGCCCGTCACCGTGGCTCTATGACGACAAGCTGCGACTGAACGGGGTGAAGATCTATCTCGACGGCGCCTTGGGCAGCCGCGGGGCGTGGCTCAAGCGCCCCTATGCGGACGATCCGGGCAATACCGGCCTGCCGCTGACCGGGCCGGCCAAGCTGCGCAATATCCTCGTGCGCGCCGCACAGGGCAATTTCCAGCCCGCGATCCACGCGATCGGCACCGCGGCCAATGAAGACGCGCTCAATGCGATCGGCGAACTGGCCGAAAGCTTCCCCGGCGACCGCCGTTGGCGGATCGAGCATGCGCAGATCGTCGATCCCATCGATCTGCCCAAATTCGGGCAGCACGGCATCATTGCCTCGATGCAGCCGGTCCACCAGACCAGCGACCGCGTGATGGCCGAAGCCCGGCTGGGCGCGGACCGCCTCGACGGCGCCTATGCCTGGAACACCATTCTCGGGCTTGGCGGCAGGCTGGCCTTTGGCTCGGACGCCCCGGTGGAATCGCCCGATCCTTTCGCCGGTCTGGCCGCGGCGGTCACGCGGATGGATGCCGCTGGCCAGCCCTTCGGCGGCTGGCGTGCGCAGGACCGGGTCAATCGCGAACAGGCGCTGGCGGGGTTCACCAGCGAAGCCGCCTATGCCGGTTTTGCGGAGGGGCGTTTCGGGCGGCTGTTGCCCGGTGAGCGTGCCGATTTCGTTCTGATCGACCGCGACCCGATGCTGGCCTCACCCGGCGAATTGCGCGCCACCAAGGTGCTCGAGACCTGGGTTGGCGGGCGCAAGGTTTACGACGCCGACTGA
- the tatB gene encoding Sec-independent protein translocase protein TatB translates to MFDIGASELLVIVTVAIFVIGPSDMPKALKHAGRWIGKLRRMSSHFRAGLDEVVRQAEIEEMEEKWAARNKQIMAEYPDGSTPEGGGPENLLPGEMEPLVAADDVPDADAAAEAAIKRAAPVKAPEHAEEPSPPPPSSPPVAPPPPGKEG, encoded by the coding sequence ATGTTCGATATCGGCGCCAGCGAATTGCTGGTGATCGTCACTGTGGCGATCTTCGTGATCGGTCCCAGTGACATGCCCAAGGCGCTGAAACATGCCGGTCGCTGGATCGGCAAGCTGCGCCGTATGTCGAGCCATTTCCGCGCCGGGCTGGACGAGGTCGTCCGCCAGGCCGAGATCGAGGAAATGGAAGAGAAGTGGGCCGCGCGTAACAAGCAGATCATGGCCGAATACCCCGATGGTTCGACCCCCGAAGGGGGCGGGCCCGAGAACCTGCTGCCGGGCGAAATGGAACCGCTTGTCGCGGCCGATGACGTGCCCGATGCCGATGCCGCCGCCGAAGCCGCGATCAAGCGCGCCGCCCCGGTAAAGGCACCCGAACATGCGGAGGAGCCGTCTCCGCCGCCGCCGAGCTCTCCGCCAGTCGCTCCGCCCCCACCGGGCAAAGAAGGCTGA